The nucleotide sequence GTTTCACTGCCTGCCAAAAACTTAGAACCATTGTCTCCTGTAAAAAACTTAGGAAGTTGTAATATTGACGCATTAACTGATCTATAAAAAAATAGCATTACATCTGTGGAAAACTAAAGAAGTTATGAGAAGAGTATAATTATGGTGTTAGAAAAACATGcgagttcaagaagtcttgatagaaatgaataaaatcctTGTAACCATGGTTATTCCTGATACAACCACACAGAAATGGAAACCAATGCACAGTTAACTCAAATAATTTCAGCTATGGTCCACTCTGTATTTTATGTTGAAAGTAAGCAACTTTCCCTAATGTTTAGGTCAGTCCTATATAGTTAGCATTGTAACAGGCAAAAACATATGTGTTGTGATACAATATATATAGAGTCTATTGATAATAAATAGTTTGGAAAGAAGTCAGTTAATTCTGCTCTTAGACTGTAACCCACTATAAGTATTGGAGGTGTATGTGCTTTTTTATTTGGACAATATACTGTACAGGTCATTCAAgatgttataaaaacatgtaggttcaagaagtcttgatagaaatgaataaaaaccccaTAACTTTTCTTCAGTTACAAATTCGGAATGATGGTATAGTCAAATAAGGGATATACAAATAAAGGTAGTTTAGTAACATCAAGAAGGTCATCTGGTTttccaagaaatgtttatttctctatGTTCTGCTGTAAATGTCtcatttccagtgtaatatagcCAATGGTGAGAATGTATGTAAAAAGgtgttaggaatattttactttagaaatgactgaatatttgtatatttaaaactgtacttAAGCATTTAAGTAAAGTAAAAGTGATACCTGGAGACAAGTTGAGAAAGATACATcaatcagtttataaaaacattatatgaaaaattatcttaaacaaattGTATGTTTTAGTAAATTCAGCTTTCACATTACATGaagaaataagcaaagaataaaaattgtttttctgatAAAGATGAAGCCACTGAACGAAGATCACTGATTCCAGGTTTTAGATTAATTCCGAAAGGTTGAACAGTATTTAGATAAGCAATCCAATAagcttcttttatttgtctgtaaatgttaattttgaatccTGTTTTCAATGGCTCAACAGAACAGTATAATGAAACCTTATTTCatcaaaaacagaaaatgaaacttTGGTAAATACTAATATGGTTATAGGCTTCCTAAACTACTAAAAACAACTTAGTCACCATGGCCAGCCTGTAGTACTTGATAGGTGTGTGCTTGGGTTTGTTACATATGATACGTGGTACCAATATATGATATCATATAGTGATGAATACAAGTCATTgcaatttttacattgttttattaaatattgtcatATTTAATTGTTTCATGTCCTACATATTTATACTGTGTTTTTCTCCCATTTTTTCAGGAATAACCCAGCTTATCAATGATAATGTGTATGAAGCTGCCTTTTCTTTACATGAGGTCAGTTAACTTATTGGATTCTTCTTTCCAAGTGTgcttgatgttgataaagtattgtgaaAGTACAACTTTTCATGGTTGTTATACTGCACAACCATTGAAATTCTGTcaatttttcatatgttaaaagtGTTGTCCACAGTTATTTCTACAGTCAGTGtgtattattcaatattattctGCACTTATATCAAGTTTATGACCTGATGAATTTGTGTAATAGGGTTTCTCCTgtagtttgttgttaatattattttccagtaaaatgcactttaacatatttttattagttgtcaTTATACTTGGAGATGTTTCACATCATGTATATGTAAAATAACAGTTATGTTGATAATTTACTTGGACGTATTATTAGGGCGAATGTGATTCTTCAGATGACAAAGCTCCTCGGAAATGGTTAATGAACAACTGGGCTTCATTTTCAGCAGTATGTAAAAAACAACCTCTTGATGACATCAAGTGAGTGGTAATAAATAATTACCTggacagaatttatttatttaatataaacatcACTTGGTAAAAGTTTTGAGCATTACCTAAAGattgaaattaccaaaaaaacaTCTTATACTTGTACGCCATGTTTAAAGTCTTGGTTGGTGTTTTATTCATACTGGTTGTGTTTTGAAAGAGATAAttccaaatacaataattatatataaggagAGAGTCAGTCATGATAGGATGGAGAGAATTCTCTCATGTGttgctaatgtattattttcattgagctataaaattgtataaaagtGTGGTGATAATCAAAATAGAGGTAGATCTAATAGTATTAATATGTAGTTAATCAAATGTTTctactatataatatagttttaatttctgaatttcaaaagtgaaattattttaatttgtaacatcTTAGTGTTCACATTTCTGTATCACATGATGGCACTTGTTTGTTCCAAATTGCTCAACTTAGATAAtcttttcacttgtattttatgcTGTAACTTGAACTAAGTGTATACAAGGTGATTTCTAGCTTGTTACATAGGCTTAGTATATATTgagttgaggaataattcgtgagcgttttttctagttaaaaaaatatattcataaatgaaatgctttcgcaaaatatttcatgtcatttggtagataattttttgctctaatagatggtgtgtttgattttcatatgtctttaatttttgctttcattttcagctcattaaatggaatgtcaagtggacaaaatcgaggaTTTTCGACACCAtttgcttttcgcatttaatttcttgcaatttcgtttacaacaatgcatactatatacctaggtattacatgaaataaagtatcataataaatgttttgggtgtaatgtgttcatgcattgaagtattgtatagtcttgcatgtaatgcttgaatgaaattatttaaaaatgctcacaaattattcctcaacctaatagaaagTTCTCATATTTAACTGATGCAAACCTGACAAtatcaggataagtaatgttaagCTTCTATTGTAATCTGCAGAgattttagaaatgaaaaatattatttaatattttgtttggtgtggttacaaggttaaacaaatggTCTAAGCTCATGTTGTGtaatggtagagaaaataatgcataacatataaatttttaccaaaaataacttgatattcaattagaagattctagaagctatgcaaatgaaatttggaaattgtaatattaaaaaaatatatgttcttttaaattttagcatgaaaatcaccttgctctCCTACTAGTCAGAGTTTAAAATTGagacaaatctttataaaaaaaattcttatggATGGATGTTTTGGAGTTTTTCATTAGTTATTGTATCCTCTATATTTTGTTAAGAATCACTTCAGTGTTTGCtcctttcaattttttcaggGAATATTTTGGAGTTAAGATAGGCCTGTACTTTGCTTGGCTTGGATTTTACACCTGTATGTTGATTCCAGCTTCAGTAGTAGGggtgttgtgttttctgtatgggTGTCTTACCTTGTCGGGTGATGCTCACAGGTATGAATAAGGGGGAGAAAAAAGATTAAAAGAGTtatcaaacaatttattatttttataactcatgtttgatcattttctaaattatacctcAGATAAACCTGTTACTTAGGCTACATGATTGATGGAATGTGGTGAGTGATTAATCACTGGACTAATTAATCAGTGTttagctaattaattattttcacacaagccaGTTGTAGCTGGAGTAATTGCAAAGTATAATAAttggaaccattaatttttattggttgatatgttttgaaccattaatttactgtaaaatagtttaaataatttttgtgataaattgagttaaacataatttcagttaatcagttattttatgtggCATTATCATTTTAATTGATACTTGTATATTAAGATTGATTTGGATGTTGTGCTGTACTGTGTTTATtccataaacttaaaacaaaactgcattttttttacagtaaggacATTTGTGAAGACTACAAGGCCATCATTTTATGTCCTCGGTGTGACGTAGAAGTATGTAGATATAGAAGACTGGGGCACACATGCAATTTTGCAAGAATAACCCATCTTTTCGACAATGGTGCTActgtattttttgctgtttttatgtcactctggggtaagtattatatagatttacatgttaaagCTGAAGAggaataaatagtattttttcttTAGACTTTTAGTTTTTAACACCTCAGATTGacttcataattttaatttcagcaCAGGCTCAGTCTGTCGGACAGACCTTgcaaccattttgtgcttgttatagtgtttaTGCTATAAAGCTTTCAAAATGGGTAgaatatgtttatgaaatattgGAAGATTAGCATTAGatctttcatacacaaaatatcagatgttttgttatttagcttGAGACTTTTCTAAGTAATGCTTTTCTTGTGcctattttctttttgcatgttgacTATACAACATGTggagtaattttgattttaagattaaaaatacttgtatgtattagaaaatgttcaaatttcacatacaGAATTTTTATAacttccagataattatcaaacatttttgtaaagaaaaaaacttaatgttttgtatgttatttttactgaTGAAACGCTGTATGGGCTTGATAGATTTGACCATTATAAACaattaggaaattaaaataatgcttgttttcattctagaataactacaaattataacacgtataaaatagcttaaatttgataacattatacatttatatacaaggGGAGTAGCAAAAAGTGCCCCTCtcgtaaatgttgttaatttatttgagatcatatttgaacagatctcatgaagtgcattttatatatttttctcttatctaataaagaatataacaaattaacagcattttCAAGGGGGCCACTTTTCTTGTCCacccctgtgtgtgtgtgtgtgtgtgtgtgtgtgtgtgtgtgtatgtgtgtatgtattatttttattatattgatctttcaacTGTGTCTGGATAACAGTATAGAAGTTACAGTGACATGGTGCATGTGtgctcatgttaccatatccagtgatataaaactgacctttacaaaggACCTGAATTTTGAGAATGCACCTTACTGAGAAAAACCTCATGAGATGTGTAGTAATGGATGCCCATAGCAAAAAGGTTACTTCAACATCAAAATGCCCAACATTGTATATCTGCAATACTTGAAATGGCCTTAATTTCAAACGAACATAAAGCACATCAAATTTGCTACACATTCAAGACTTCAAACCTCCATAACAGAAATCTCACATCAAACACTTCAAACTAATTCCAAAAGCATGTTATTACTTTGAGATTTCTTAGTCTGTAATTTAGGACTTttcaaggaaaaaagaaaacactttacaaagttttttATTACTAGCACTTTGTTGAACAAAAATTGTTGAATTATTATAAGTCATATCAGTTTAAAGAGTAATTTATATTCTGTTGCAATTTCTGTCTTTACTGATGATAAACTTtgtcactttgtttttatatattttcaggtGGAACATTTTTTGAATTGTGGAAAAGGTATTTGGCAAAAAATTACCCACCATTGGGATATGACTGGTTTTGACACTTTAGAGGTAATCTGTACTTTTACCATAGTAATTAACTTTGTCACAATGGGTTTGTgtatttaacatgaacttgtaACCATGGCAGTATACCTACTGTCATTCTGAAGGTACTAATTGTTTCATCACAAACTTTGACAgtaagcataaaaatattttaattacatgttgTCAGAGTGTTGACTGTTTccgagtgcaaagtgatttttcatgttaaaattaaaaatacttcatctgaaaattttcaaatttcacttgtgtagttttaaacctccttaataaatatcaaatgttgtttgttttcagtaaaaagtttattttatctgttatttcacAAACTATAACTCTTTAAATGATCAGTCAGTTTAAACaccctcataaccaccataaaaatcatgaaatagttgtaaattacttttttatctttcaaactgTGATATGAAACTGACAGTTTAttctaaataactaaaaacttgtGACAACATAATCTGTTTATTCttaattgtatagttttattgCATTTTGAACCACTTGTAACTATTAATCCTTCctcacaagttttaaatcacttggtgaacattcagctcatgttaccctattgaattacattaaacaGTATGCAGAGTTTTTATTATTGCTATTCATTATTTTAGCTAATCTAACCTAAtaagtttcttgtttttacattttagttacttttatagtagtaaaaaagaatattcatgaaaaatataCCACTTACCAGCgtctttttcttctttactgtTGACTGTCAGTGaaacttaagcctactttttaaTACTAACAGCACTACTACACTAAATGCCCCCTGCTAGTAAAGCAGTTagtctatggatatacaacatCAGAGAGAACTATTGGTAGCTTGTAGAATAGAGGCTGTGATAGGTGTGCATGCCAAAATGACTCTTAATTTCCTTGTGGATGACATCATAAACAATAAGATTGAAGGCTGTAAAATTTTTGCCTTGCCTGAGTAATAACTACCttataacaattaatttatataaattatttaattcttgGAGGAGTTATAAGTAAATTGTAGAAGGAAGAATCTGAGaacttaaatactattaaaatatgattcagtaattacattttacaattaaattaagATGACTTTTATAACTTCATGGTCATTGCTTTTTGGTTCTATGTttgaagtaaaattgtttttaaaagatgtactttgtaaacttgggaggatttttttattattttcagtgaatctAGTTTCCAGTTTTCTGCAATATAGCATTCTAAACagttatttctcattattatgTCTCCACAGAAAGGTGTACtgtatttcaagatggctggtatgggtattaacacttttattaaaataaattagagaacaatgtttcaaccttcttaagtcTTTTAGgctttcaggttaacaaagagttttaatacccataccagccatcttgagatacattttcacttcacgTGGGTTCTTCATCATCATGAGAGAGatatagtttttctgttgtttcatcttCTTCCAAACCCCTTTTCAGTCGACTGCCATATCTACATATCTTGGCAGATTATCTTGAAACTTGTTAGGGTCTTACTTTTATCCAATATATCCAgtcagtattttcatttttttttattttaggcttTTTTAAGGGGTCAAATGTCAAAcaacccaaaaatatatatttgggcTCTTGTGTGGTTATATTTACAGCAATCTAGAAGACAACAGGCACAAATGTAAATGTTCATCAGCTtaatacaatgacaaacaaaagtAGCTAGATTTACCCATTTTGAATCCTTTTTTTCTGGGGAGGGGCAGTAAGAGAtccaaaaaaagcataatttagagATATTTATTGATCATTTACTCAGtcatattttgaccaatttacatggtatctggtacaaaaatatttttgtacaagttccacatattaacaaacaaaaatggtgaaattgcccatttttagtaattataaaatgggttAAGATGCCACAAAAAATCATAGCTTTAGAGTTGTTTGATCAGTTGCAGGTttcatggtttttgttttatcatatcccACAAAACAGTTTGCTGCCCAGAAAATCTAGCTAAAGACTTAGTGAACCACTCTGTAAAAGGACAAACAACCTTCAGTTGTGTGAAGAAATCTGGACTTTAACTGCCAGACTCCAGTTATAGAGTGCTAcagcaaagtgttttttttacgtTCCCTGAAActgtattttaagtttatttaaaaactgtcTAACAAGACTattatgtaactaaaattataaattgaaacatAACTTCTCAAACAGTGGAATAAAGTGAATGTGTAATCTGAAGAaagatacaaacattaaaattccGAAAGCTGATAAAGGCAACATTAGTGTAACTTTGAACAACAGAGAATGCATTgactttttttctcattttttgtttattacatgtaTATTCTCTGTTACAGTAGCTCTTTGTGCAGGGATTCTTTATAGACTTaagatattatgtttttattctttaggttacagtagctcttgtTGCTGTGGTTAGTGTGATTTCTTACAGAATATCCATTCAAACTGTACTGTACTTCACTTTGAGTGGCAATCAGACACTTACCAGCATGGTAGCTCTCACTACCTTAGTCACAGCTGCACTGTTGAACCTTGTATGCATAATGATCTTTAACCTGGTAGGTCATTTGAATAAGAAAAGTAAGGGATATGAAATTCacctatttctagttgtgtaaagtgTACTTTTTATGGCTTTATTCAAGATGATATGGATCAAATACCTGCCTATagtggtgtgtgtgtatatcaaaTTCCTGCCTTATAGTGGTATGTAAGcatattagttttattgtttatttatttatgtctcaCTTTGATTTCGTAATgactaaaagaaaatgttatatgtaattacttgtcattttttaaggttgtttcttgttttatgttcAGCTGGGAATAATGTAAATGgttttttcatgtttgtattttcaagaatgaaattaatatagctTGGAATTTTTTCATGAATGCACCAAAATAATCATAAGAAAATCTTTATACTTTGCATGCCAcagaagttattaaaataatgacaaaacctCAGTATTTAAGTACAGATGCAAGTAACACTACTGTATAAAGATCTTTTCTAAGATCTTCAGTGGTACTTTTCAGTTTgggccctttcaaccatgggggcattataatgtgacaatcaatcccactattcattggtaaaagagtagcctaaggtgtggctgtgggtagtgatgactaactgctttttctctagtctttgctaaattagggacttctagtgcagatagcctttgtgttactttgtgcaaacttcaaaccaaataacttttcaattttttataaacACACCCATCATCTTTGAATGGTTAAATACTAGGTTCAGGAAttagtatatattaattattacttttcttcttttacttttaGGTTGGGCATGTACGTAAATTTGGATTAGAAAAACTTGATTTAAACACCAAAAATTACAAGCCAGAGTGAAAGCATCAAACGAAAATGAACACTGAACCAGGGATAAAATTACCATATTCGTATCACCTTGATGTCTGACACATTTtggtattgtttcattatttgtatgtTAGGACTGGGTGGGCCCAGTGGTCGGTGTGCTGGACTCTGAACCTGAAGGTTTACGGTTCTCATCCTGTTGCAGCAAAAATTCCTATCACACCTTGGAATTATGGGAATGTTGTAAAAGTTATTGTCAAATCCTGCTATTTGGTTAAAGTAACCAAAGAATTGGCAATAGGTGCCATTTCATAGtcttatcagtttaaagttagggTTGGCTAGTGTAGATGTTCCTTCTGAAACAACTGACTAACTATTAACCTTTTCTAGATTTATAGAAGAATAGCCACCTACCTTACTGAATTAGGTAAGTTTtacctgtttctaattttgacaATTCCAAATGAACATaggttattttgtatgttttttcatgatttagaataacaaaatgtaaccaGAATGTGACTGCAAAAGTTcttatccatatttattttagtgccagaTAAATACAGTTACAATCATACaaagtttatcagaataatttatacatcttGAAGAAACATGTACATTTTATTGGTGAATGATTCCAAATTATGCACACTTTTCAAAAtagaacttatttctttaaaaaaaataaacttatgccacaatatacatgttatatgaacttttaattaacttttccatttgtacagaatgtaataaaatagcattaggaagtaattatatataattatatttaacatcaCTAACAGCAGATGGCGacactttatcactttaccagtctcagttttattattaatcaagtctgagtgttttgttaaataaactagtggatcagtgtgaaacacagtaaaatatatatagttgtaaTACCATATAGTCTTGTGATCAAAGTAGTGAAAACTGTTCACATTGctaacaaatatatacagaaatacatgaaaaattgtatagtatttatataaatatatttatgataattttaaggtTAGatgattatttgtaacttttaatttggtattatgtatttgatttaaTGACAGTTCATGATGAAGAACAATAAATATCatatacagtgtacagggatactgaaaacttgtaaatatacatttcagaGGCCCTAAAGGCAATGTAAGCACAATATGCAAACAGTGCCATGGATATAGTATTTTTAGTctttacataaacattaacatgttaatatgtaaCTCAGATTGCCATTCTCAATTTTACCGTCCTTTCTTGTTTAGAAATACTTTTCCAGTGTATTTGATATTTTGCatacaacagacttgtacattCTACTAACAACTTGCAACATCTTGTGtagatatacataataaattcagaaatatagtgaacattccaTCTGTAATATGGCATTTGTCCAATAAATCTACCCCATGCATTTTATAATAaggatatatgtgtgttttaacataattttttataacttcaagaCTTGTGTATGAAGGctgctaataaaataaattttaaaatatggaattctattttaaaataaaaatatgaagtaaaatcatgttaaaattaataataaaacatctcttaTTAATGCAACCAGTTTTTGTAGAGATATTACATCAGTTGGCTTCAGTACTGCatgttatacattttaaaattgtcaaagagGACCAAAAATGTGTATGAAAAACTACCATAAAAAGATATTTCCATTGAAAAACTAGAATGTAAAGCTCTTTTCTTCTGTTGCAATATGTAGTGAAGTTAATCATTTTGATTTAAGAATTAAGTTGTATTTCCTTATGATTTGGCTTGAGAAGTAGTTAATGTTTGCTAATTTCATGGAAACTAGTGTATCTAGACCACAAACATCTTGATCAACAGTCATTGGTATCCTACtgctgacaacaacaacaacaaaaatgatgGAAGCTAAGATaaggtttaacatttatttagatcaCGGACAAATTAAGAATATGGAAAATTTGTCTTCAGTTCCtgtgatttgtattttattatgacttcctttccctcaatacaaaaatatttggccATAGTATTTCTAATCATGTGAAACTACATTGCAGAAATATCTCCTGCTCTGTGTGACAGCTGCAGAGTAACCTAAACCAGACTtagaaagtttgatatttataactagggaaaataatgaattttgtaaataagaaataatacactTTCAGAGAATAAGATATTTATACACTAAAGATTTGATTTGAAGAATAGAACTTAATGTTTCATCTAAGAGTTCTAAAAACCTCTGACATGAAATGTGttaaatgatcagtttgataGTATTATTAATTGGATATCATTAGTGTTAAGGTTcagttaaacaaacattttttatttactttatgttaaccTTTTCCTATATGTTAATATTCTATTTGTAAATCagttaatactgttttgaaatatTCTATATAGAAGTACATCGTACTCAGACAgaatatgaaaatagtttgactctGAAGATGTTCCTTTTAC is from Tachypleus tridentatus isolate NWPU-2018 chromosome 2, ASM421037v1, whole genome shotgun sequence and encodes:
- the LOC143244148 gene encoding anoctamin-6-like isoform X1, which gives rise to MVLLYFLLFLCHSGVEHFLNCGKGIWQKITHHWDMTGFDTLEVTVALVAVVSVISYRISIQTVLYFTLSGNQTLTSMVALTTLVTAALLNLVCIMIFNLIYRRIATYLTELEVHRTQTEYENSLTLKMFLLQFVNYYSSIFYIAFFKGRFVGYPGHYNSLFGY
- the LOC143244148 gene encoding anoctamin-5-like isoform X2; protein product: MVLLYFLLFLCHSGVEHFLNCGKGIWQKITHHWDMTGFDTLEIYRRIATYLTELEVHRTQTEYENSLTLKMFLLQFVNYYSSIFYIAFFKGRFVGYPGHYNSLFGY